The Candidatus Methylomirabilota bacterium genome includes the window GCGCCCCAGCGAGCGCCGGGCCGGGGGGAGCTTGCCGGTCAGGATGGTGATGAAGACGAGGTTATCGATGCCGAGCACGATCTCCATCGCCGTCAACGTCACCAGCGCGATCAGGGCATCGTAAGTCAGCAGATCACTCATGGATGTTCTCCGGCGAGAATTTCTCCCGCCCCGGGTCCGGTCGCGCGGCCGGTCAGGCGTGGTCGTGGGGAGTGCAGCAGCACGCGCTCATCCGCCGTGGGCGATTCTCTTCTCGATGCCCCGCCACATCAGCTCGGCCCAGCGCGCGTAGCCCGCGTCGGACGGATGATAGCCGTCGGTGGCGAGCAGCTCCGGGCGTCTCGGTACCTCTTCGTGGCTGGCCGAGTAGAGATCCACCGGCTCGACACCGTGCTGGCGGGCCCGGCTGCGGAGCGCGTCGTTGAACTGCACGGTGAGCCTCCCGACCGCACCCTCCTGCGGGCTGCCCCGGAACCGCCGCGTGACCGCCAGGTCGGGCAGGAGGTTCACGACCACTACCGCGCGGGTCTCCCGCGTCAGTGCCGCCAGAATGGCGTCGATGTTGCGCTCGTACTGCCGGACGGGGACGCCCCGGGTGATGTCGTTGGGGCCGACCGAGAGCGTGACGAGGTGCGGGCGCACCTCGACGGCGCGCTGGAGCTGGGCCGCCACGACGTCCGCGGAGGTGGCGCCGCTCACGCCAAGATTGGCGACGCGCGCCAGCGGGTAGACCGCGCGCAGGCGCTCGTAGAGCCGGCTCACGTAGTTGCGCTCGGGGCTGCTGGCGCCCACGCCCTGCACCGTGCTGTCCCCCAGGGCGACGTACACGACCGGCTCGCTCCGATCCGCGGGCAACCGGTGCGGAGCATCCGGCCGCGCGGCGCAGCCGGCCAGGAGCGCCGCCACCAGCAGCGCTCTGCCATTCATGGGCTCGCCTCGGGCGCGCTTCGCCTCCGGCTCCGCGGCCGCCCTGCGGCTCGCCCTACCATCCCGCTGCCTGCTCGAGAGTGCGGCGGTACCACGGCGCGTCGGGAAACGTGATCGGTCGCACGGCCGGCAGCGTGACGCCCGCCTCCCGATACGTCTGAACGTAGGCCCGCGCGCGGGCGGCATCGCCCACGGCGCCGAGCGCCTGCGCCAGCGGCTCCGGCACCTCGCCGCCGCGGTCGAACGCGCCCAGCTCCTCCCCGAGGCCCGCGTTCTCGAGCATGGCCCGATAGAAGGGCAGCGCGAGGTAGCGGGTCAGCTCGGCCCGGAACGCCGCCAGCGCGCCCGCGGGGTCCTCGGTGATGGCGAGCGGCACCGCCGCCACGATCTCGAAACCGGCGAGCGTCTTGCCGCCCCGGCGCCGGCCGCGCTCCAGGGCGGGCACGGCCACCCGGCGGACATACGCGGGCGGGGTGAGCCAGAGCACGGCGCCGTCGGCGATCTCCCCCGCGAGCTCGAGCATCTTCGGCGAGAGCGCCGCCAGGAAGATCGGCGGCGCCGGTGGGCGCTGGGGCACGGCCAGGCTCCAGTGGACGCGGAAGTGCTGGCCCTCGACCTCGGCGCCGGCCCCCAGCGCGCCGCGCAGGACGGCGACGTACTCGCGCATGACGGCGAGCGGCTCGCGCAGCGGCACGCCGAGCATCGCCTCCATCGTGGCGCGGTGACTCACGCCGATGCCCAGCCGGAACCGTCCGCCCGTCAGCTCCGACAGCGTGAGCGCCGCCTGGGCCATGGCCACCGGGTGGCGCGGATAGATCGGCACCACGCCGTTGCCCAGCCCGATCCGCGAGGTGGCCGCGCCGTACGCCTGCAGGACGAGGAACGAGTCCCGGCCCAGCCCGTGAGTGACCCAGACGCTCTCGTAGCCGAGCGCCTCGGCGTGGCGCGCGAGCCCCACCGTCTGGGAAAGATCGCGTCCGGGAATGAGGTAAGCGGCGAGCTTCATCACGCTGCCGGACGAACCGCCGGCGGTCAGTCCCTGATCCAGGATTCGGCCAGCGGGATCTCGCGCGGTCCCCGCCGCCGGGGGGCCGCGTCCGCTCCCCGCCCGCTGGGCGCCACGCGCAGCAGCGCCTCCACCTCGGCCCGGCGGTAAAGCCGTTGGCGCTTGATGCCCTGGCGGTAGCTGCGGAGCACCCCGCGGCTCACGTAGGCGTACAGCGTGGCGCGCTTGACGCCGAGTAGACGCGCCGCCTCGTGGACAGTCAGGTACTCCTCGCCGTCGAGGACGATCATCGGCCTCACGCTACCAGCCTCGAGCAGTACGCCGACAACCGGCTCATCCGGCCGCGCGCGGAGTACACGGGCCTGGCCCCGCGGCCGCTTACGTGATCCTTCCGCGCAGGATGCTGACCTCCATCGCGTCGTCCCCGAAGTCGTACGCGCGCGAGGTGTAGCGGCCCGCGTTCCGGACGTGCTCGAGATAGGGGGCGACGTCCCGGCGGTAGATCCCGGTGTTGTCGGCCACGACGACGGCGCCCGGCGCCAGCTTCGGCTCGAGCTGGCGGAGGTAGTCCAGGTAATCCTCCTTCGCCGCGTCGATGAGGACGAAGTCGAAGCGCCCGCCCAGGAGGGGGATCGCGCGCAGCGCATCGGCCACCACCAACTTGACCTTCCGGCCGAGCCCGGCAATCGCCACGTTGCTCTTCACGAACCTCGCGAGATAGGGGTTCACCTCCACGCAGGTCAGCCGGCCCCGGGGCGGGAGTGATCCCGCGATGAGGATCGCCGAGTAGCCCAGCAGCGAGCCGATCTCGATGGCGCGCTGGGTCCGGTGCCGCTCGATCAGGCGGCGGATGAGACGGCCCTTGGGGCGCCCGATGACCGGGATGTGCCAGAGCGACGTGGCGCGATCCATCATGGCCAGCATGCGCCGCGCCTGCTTGGTCATTCAGACGGCCTTGGGGAGCCGCGCGGCAACGCCGTCGGGCAGGGGGTAGCGCCGGTCCGACTTGC containing:
- a CDS encoding SGNH/GDSL hydrolase family protein; translated protein: MNGRALLVAALLAGCAARPDAPHRLPADRSEPVVYVALGDSTVQGVGASSPERNYVSRLYERLRAVYPLARVANLGVSGATSADVVAAQLQRAVEVRPHLVTLSVGPNDITRGVPVRQYERNIDAILAALTRETRAVVVVNLLPDLAVTRRFRGSPQEGAVGRLTVQFNDALRSRARQHGVEPVDLYSASHEEVPRRPELLATDGYHPSDAGYARWAELMWRGIEKRIAHGG
- a CDS encoding LLM class flavin-dependent oxidoreductase; protein product: MKLAAYLIPGRDLSQTVGLARHAEALGYESVWVTHGLGRDSFLVLQAYGAATSRIGLGNGVVPIYPRHPVAMAQAALTLSELTGGRFRLGIGVSHRATMEAMLGVPLREPLAVMREYVAVLRGALGAGAEVEGQHFRVHWSLAVPQRPPAPPIFLAALSPKMLELAGEIADGAVLWLTPPAYVRRVAVPALERGRRRGGKTLAGFEIVAAVPLAITEDPAGALAAFRAELTRYLALPFYRAMLENAGLGEELGAFDRGGEVPEPLAQALGAVGDAARARAYVQTYREAGVTLPAVRPITFPDAPWYRRTLEQAAGW
- a CDS encoding helix-turn-helix domain-containing protein, with the translated sequence MIVLDGEEYLTVHEAARLLGVKRATLYAYVSRGVLRSYRQGIKRQRLYRRAEVEALLRVAPSGRGADAAPRRRGPREIPLAESWIRD
- a CDS encoding class I SAM-dependent methyltransferase — protein: MTKQARRMLAMMDRATSLWHIPVIGRPKGRLIRRLIERHRTQRAIEIGSLLGYSAILIAGSLPPRGRLTCVEVNPYLARFVKSNVAIAGLGRKVKLVVADALRAIPLLGGRFDFVLIDAAKEDYLDYLRQLEPKLAPGAVVVADNTGIYRRDVAPYLEHVRNAGRYTSRAYDFGDDAMEVSILRGRIT